A single window of Martelella sp. NC20 DNA harbors:
- a CDS encoding aldo/keto reductase, giving the protein MKYVKLGRTGLDVSRLCLGCMTYGVPDRGSHPWSLSEEDSRPFIRKAVEDGINFFDTANVYSAGTSEEIVGRALKEFARREEIVLATKVHGRMHEGPNGAGLSRKAIMQEIDNSLRRLGTDYVDLYQIHRFDYDVPIEETLEALHDVVKAGKARYIGASSMHAWQFATMLATQKANGWARFVTMQNYVNLLYREEEREMLPLCEAEGIGVIPWSPMARGRLTRPFDTETNRTETDEFGKTLFVETADADRKVVETVAAIAEERGVPMAEVALAWVLSKKVVSAPIIGASKPHHLDDAAGALELDLSKDEIARLQAPYIPHRVMGFK; this is encoded by the coding sequence ATGAAATATGTCAAGCTCGGCCGCACCGGCCTCGATGTTTCCCGCCTTTGCCTTGGCTGCATGACCTATGGCGTGCCCGACCGGGGCAGCCACCCGTGGTCGCTGAGCGAAGAGGACAGCCGGCCCTTCATCCGCAAGGCTGTCGAGGACGGGATCAATTTCTTCGATACCGCCAATGTCTATTCGGCCGGCACGTCGGAGGAAATCGTCGGCCGCGCGCTGAAGGAGTTTGCCCGGCGCGAGGAGATCGTGCTGGCCACTAAGGTTCACGGCCGGATGCATGAAGGCCCGAACGGCGCCGGTCTGTCGCGCAAGGCGATCATGCAGGAAATCGACAATTCGCTGCGTCGCCTCGGCACCGATTATGTCGACCTCTACCAGATCCACCGCTTCGATTACGACGTGCCGATCGAGGAAACGCTGGAGGCGCTGCACGATGTGGTCAAGGCCGGCAAGGCGCGCTATATCGGCGCATCGTCCATGCATGCCTGGCAGTTCGCCACCATGCTCGCCACCCAGAAGGCCAATGGCTGGGCGCGCTTCGTGACCATGCAGAACTATGTCAACCTGCTCTACCGCGAGGAAGAGCGCGAAATGCTGCCGCTGTGCGAAGCCGAGGGCATCGGCGTCATTCCCTGGAGCCCGATGGCGCGCGGCCGCCTGACCCGGCCTTTCGACACCGAGACCAACCGCACCGAAACCGACGAGTTCGGCAAGACGTTGTTTGTCGAAACCGCCGATGCCGACCGCAAGGTGGTCGAGACGGTCGCAGCCATCGCCGAGGAACGCGGTGTGCCGATGGCCGAGGTGGCGCTCGCCTGGGTGCTGTCGAAAAAGGTCGTCTCCGCCCCGATCATCGGCGCCTCGAAGCCGCATCACCTGGATGATGCCGCAGGCGCGCTTGAACTTGATCTCTCGAAGGATGAGATTGCCCGGCTTCAGGCCCCCTACATCCCCCACCGGGTGATGGGCTTCAAGTAG
- a CDS encoding aldo/keto reductase, with the protein MADKIADKAGTFSIGGKLTVNRLGYGAMRITGKGIWGEPDDREGALATLKRLPELGVDFIDTADSYGPDISEWLIKEALHPYGNVKVATKGGLTRTGPNVWIPVGRPEYLRQQVHKSLRNLGVEQIDLWQLHRIDSKVPADEQFGAIREFLDEGLIAHAGLSEVSVAEIEAARKVFPVATVQNRYNLVDRTSEDVLDYCADNNIGFIPWFPLAAGELAGKGSLLDDIAGKHGAAPSQVALAWVLKRSPVMLPIPGTSKVKHLEENVAAANIALSDDDFSALDAEGRKVFARAA; encoded by the coding sequence ATGGCTGACAAAATCGCCGACAAGGCCGGCACATTTTCCATCGGCGGCAAGCTGACCGTCAATCGCCTTGGCTACGGCGCCATGAGGATTACCGGCAAGGGTATCTGGGGCGAGCCCGACGATCGCGAGGGCGCGCTTGCAACCCTCAAACGCCTGCCGGAACTCGGCGTCGATTTCATCGATACCGCCGACAGCTACGGTCCCGATATTTCCGAATGGCTGATCAAGGAGGCGCTCCATCCCTACGGCAATGTGAAGGTCGCGACCAAGGGCGGACTGACCCGCACCGGGCCGAATGTCTGGATCCCGGTCGGCCGGCCGGAATATCTGCGCCAGCAGGTGCATAAAAGCCTGCGCAATCTGGGCGTCGAACAGATCGATCTGTGGCAACTCCACCGCATCGACAGCAAAGTGCCGGCCGACGAACAGTTCGGCGCAATCCGCGAATTCCTCGATGAGGGCCTGATCGCCCATGCGGGGCTGAGCGAGGTTTCGGTCGCCGAAATCGAAGCCGCCCGCAAGGTCTTCCCCGTCGCCACCGTCCAGAACCGCTACAATCTGGTCGACCGCACCAGCGAGGACGTTCTGGATTACTGCGCCGACAACAATATCGGCTTCATTCCGTGGTTCCCGCTGGCCGCAGGCGAACTCGCGGGCAAGGGCTCGCTGCTCGACGATATCGCCGGCAAGCATGGCGCGGCGCCAAGCCAGGTAGCACTTGCCTGGGTCTTGAAACGCAGCCCGGTGATGCTGCCGATCCCCGGCACCTCCAAGGTCAAGCATCTGGAGGAAAATGTCGCGGCGGCCAACATCGCGCTGTCCGACGACGATTTTTCCGCACTTGATGCCGAGGGCAGGAAGGTTTTCGCCAGGGCGGCCTGA
- a CDS encoding calcium:proton antiporter — MSEHSAAEAAGRFSFIAFARRERVLGIAIITSIIAFLFEDALFHDMSHPLKLALLTAWFFLVILAAAVGVVRHAEAISGRLGEPFGTLVLTLSITGIEVLSITAVMLNGENNPALVRDTLFSVVMIIMGGMLGISLLLGALRHRELTFNLQGANAYLGVIIPLAVFSLILPDFTSSTEGPTLSAVQKVMLGSMAAGLYFIFLMMQTGRHRGYFSQPDEDVAQTEEHEKPSGPLWLSVILLFCYIVPVVYLVEQLAKPVDHIIETHGAPGIIGGVLMAILVTTPEGIGGVKAALNKRLQSSVNIFLGSVLATIGLTVPIMLVVSSVLGLDLELGLAPTDALLLILILAVSIVTFASGRTNLLQGAVHFLLFVAFLLLIYRG; from the coding sequence ATCAGCGAGCACAGCGCGGCCGAGGCCGCAGGGCGCTTCTCGTTTATCGCCTTTGCCAGGCGCGAGCGCGTGCTCGGGATTGCCATCATCACCAGCATCATCGCCTTCCTTTTCGAAGACGCGCTGTTTCACGACATGAGCCACCCGCTAAAGCTGGCCCTGCTGACCGCGTGGTTCTTTTTGGTGATCCTGGCAGCCGCTGTCGGCGTCGTGCGTCATGCGGAGGCGATCTCCGGGCGGCTGGGGGAGCCCTTCGGCACGCTGGTGCTGACGCTTTCGATCACCGGCATCGAGGTGCTGAGCATTACCGCGGTGATGCTCAACGGCGAGAACAATCCGGCGCTGGTGCGCGACACGCTGTTTTCCGTGGTGATGATCATCATGGGCGGCATGCTGGGGATTTCGCTGCTGCTCGGCGCGCTGCGCCATCGCGAACTCACCTTCAACCTGCAGGGCGCCAACGCCTATCTGGGCGTGATCATACCGCTGGCCGTGTTCAGCCTGATCCTGCCCGATTTCACCAGCTCGACCGAAGGTCCGACCCTGAGCGCCGTCCAGAAAGTCATGCTCGGCTCGATGGCGGCGGGCCTCTATTTCATTTTCCTGATGATGCAGACGGGGCGGCATCGCGGCTATTTTTCCCAGCCGGACGAGGATGTCGCGCAAACCGAAGAGCACGAAAAGCCTTCCGGGCCGCTCTGGCTGAGCGTCATCCTGCTGTTCTGCTACATCGTGCCGGTGGTCTATCTCGTCGAGCAGCTCGCCAAACCCGTCGATCATATCATCGAAACCCACGGCGCGCCCGGCATAATCGGCGGAGTGCTGATGGCAATCCTGGTCACCACGCCGGAAGGCATCGGCGGGGTCAAGGCGGCACTTAACAAACGGCTGCAGTCGTCCGTGAATATATTCCTCGGTTCGGTGCTCGCCACGATCGGCCTGACCGTGCCGATCATGCTTGTGGTCTCGAGCGTGCTCGGCCTCGACCTCGAACTCGGCCTTGCGCCGACGGATGCCTTGCTGCTGATCCTGATTCTGGCCGTCAGCATCGTCACATTCGCCAGCGGACGCACCAATCTGTTGCAGGGCGCGGTGCATTTCCTGCTGTTTGTCGCCTTCCTTCTGCTGATCTACAGAGGATAA
- a CDS encoding ABC transporter substrate-binding protein codes for MQKTAFILASLMATTPATGYAATELTMWYHGAGNETESSILKNIVSDFNDSQDDWEVVLESFPEDSYNGSVTAAALAGNLPDIIDVDGPIMPNWAWSGYMQPLPIDKAKLDGFLPGAIGEWDGQIYSVGLWDAALAMMTRQSYLDKYDIRRPTLEEPWTAEEFDDILVKLKDSGDFEYPLNLGMADAGEWYTYAFLPFLQSFGGDLVDRADYQSAEGVLNGEAAIAFGEWWQSLFERDLAPGPSQDPADHQNGFINGDYAIDWNGNWTARAKLDAFDDVVFLPAPDFGEGPQIGAASWQLGISSSSEHPEGAAAFIEFALHDEYLADFSNGIGLVPATQAAADMSDFYKEGAPLAVFYGLSDAQGSLRPVTPGYVVETSVFQKAIADIANGADVADTLDGAVDEIDTDIDRNQGYGHGG; via the coding sequence ATGCAGAAGACAGCTTTCATCCTGGCCTCGCTGATGGCGACCACGCCGGCGACCGGCTATGCCGCCACGGAACTGACGATGTGGTATCACGGCGCCGGCAACGAGACGGAATCCAGCATTCTCAAAAACATCGTTTCCGACTTCAATGACAGTCAGGATGACTGGGAAGTGGTGCTCGAAAGCTTCCCCGAGGATTCCTATAACGGCTCGGTAACGGCGGCCGCGCTCGCCGGCAACCTGCCGGACATTATCGATGTCGACGGCCCGATCATGCCGAACTGGGCGTGGTCCGGCTATATGCAGCCGCTGCCGATCGACAAGGCCAAGCTCGACGGTTTCCTCCCCGGCGCGATCGGCGAATGGGACGGCCAGATCTACTCCGTCGGGCTCTGGGATGCGGCACTCGCCATGATGACCCGCCAGTCCTATCTCGACAAATACGATATCCGCAGACCGACGCTGGAAGAACCGTGGACAGCGGAGGAATTCGACGACATCCTCGTCAAGCTCAAGGATAGCGGCGATTTCGAATATCCGCTGAACCTCGGCATGGCGGATGCCGGCGAATGGTACACCTATGCCTTCCTGCCCTTCCTGCAATCCTTCGGCGGCGACCTTGTCGACCGCGCCGATTATCAGTCCGCCGAGGGCGTGCTGAACGGCGAGGCGGCGATCGCCTTCGGCGAATGGTGGCAGTCGCTGTTCGAGCGCGATCTGGCGCCCGGACCGAGCCAGGACCCCGCCGACCACCAGAACGGCTTCATCAACGGCGATTACGCCATCGACTGGAACGGCAACTGGACGGCCCGCGCCAAGCTCGACGCCTTCGACGATGTCGTGTTCCTGCCCGCGCCTGATTTCGGCGAGGGCCCGCAGATCGGCGCGGCAAGCTGGCAGCTCGGCATCTCGTCTTCTTCCGAGCATCCCGAGGGTGCAGCAGCCTTCATCGAATTCGCGCTGCATGACGAATATCTCGCGGATTTCTCCAACGGTATCGGCCTGGTGCCGGCCACCCAGGCCGCTGCCGACATGTCGGACTTCTACAAGGAAGGCGCGCCGCTTGCCGTGTTCTACGGCCTGTCGGATGCGCAAGGCTCGCTGCGTCCGGTCACGCCCGGCTATGTGGTCGAGACCAGCGTGTTCCAGAAGGCGATCGCCGACATCGCCAACGGCGCGGATGTCGCCGACACGCTCGATGGCGCGGTCGATGAAATCGACACCGACATCGACCGCAACCAGGGCTATGGCCACGGCGGTTGA
- a CDS encoding translocation/assembly module TamB domain-containing protein, with protein sequence MAIFFKRLLQIVASLLALVIVIIAAAVILIGYTEPGANFAVRQVTKRIASPDFAVHVGRVSAPLTGNFTVDSVTVSDIKGPYAEIEGIALDWSPMALLRGRFAADSLSARTISLSRLPVPGKPAPETAKTQSNGFSLPIGVDIEKFDFPQIDIAEAVAGEAYPLAASGHVSAVTDRISTALDIAHRARAGTYLKADIEYAPDQNLLDLTAEVNEPEGGMVATLLKLPGTPALNIAIDGDGPLSDWKGRLTAALSGETLGEIDIRHQLNDKAERTITVTGQGEFAALTPPQFQSLVEGKTDIDVAATLYPGGRIAIGKSRIETGSFALNASGAYDPNGDNDLEVTLDGVNDGSVPFSTPIGDDALSLSLENASFSLHGAAKNADLSASVTLSQLSLPQLSASGVSFAANGKGFDLAARTGAFNTGLSVESLAFRDESLDRMVEAPLSFKSRVTLAEGTVKLEDIALESGSIGATATVNYDLETQDATGHARLFVLADAFPDAVAGLIDDMTRIESDFFLSTASGAAALSNLEVENGLLKAGGDVRITGKTIDATLKATVSELSRLAPQVKGSATIDATIGGDLAAPEIDATVKADSLDITGETLEDFVATIKGKADMSAPSGTLTAKGSYAGAPLSLAANVTSNDGMIEIAGIDGAVGGNTLSGDISLNGKFQPAGGISFDFPDLKLLAGLAGQKADGAIAGRVELDNANDRLGLSIDARSQSVTFSGITARNLDADMTVADIAALKASGKITLGSVAVAGQTVTDITLSASNQDTTTNFDLAARYDGQPVSLEAAVNRGETMEIDLKRLDGSPMGVGLRLLEPGRITIANGTTTIESLRLGIGGGTVAASGSVGERLNLTANISGVSAAIANQFVPSLGASGTLSGTVTATGTAATPSVDYNLRLDNGNLAQASRIGGQSFSVTTTGRYDGSQVTTDTTITNAQGMNARATGSIGLTGNKPLNLSINGRLPMQIASALAASSGFAIAGNADVDMTVGGSLTSPSYSGGVDIAISALTDIRRGISLNDINGRVALSGDRVEINGITGKLAGGGTLAINGSVGITGSFPASLQLVADNAVINDGQLLTTTANGTLTLEGPLLAQPKLSGRLTLARTAIVIPDRLPASISQIDIVHQDASKAVLRQAELLSPQQTNEARSSMALDLTISAPNAIFVRGRGIDAELGGNVRITGTTQNPVVSGGFDLIRGRLSILNRRLDFTQGRITFGGALIPMIDLRANTNAGSTAITIALEGVANDPQVKLSSTPALPDDEILAQLLFNQSSSQLSALQIAQLADAVIQLTGGTDQSLFGSIRDVLGVDNLDLTTDSTGNTAVSVGKYLNSNTYLEIEQSRDTGTKASVNIDIGRNFILKGSAGSRGEASGGVFYEREY encoded by the coding sequence ATGGCGATATTTTTCAAACGACTGCTGCAGATAGTTGCGAGCCTTTTGGCGCTCGTCATCGTGATCATTGCCGCGGCCGTCATCCTGATCGGCTATACCGAACCCGGCGCGAATTTCGCCGTCCGCCAGGTTACCAAACGGATCGCCTCCCCGGATTTCGCCGTCCATGTGGGCCGGGTCAGCGCGCCGCTGACCGGCAATTTCACCGTCGACAGCGTCACCGTCTCCGATATCAAGGGCCCCTATGCCGAGATCGAAGGCATTGCGCTCGACTGGTCGCCGATGGCGCTGTTGCGCGGGCGGTTTGCCGCCGATAGCCTGTCGGCGCGCACGATCTCGCTTTCCCGCCTTCCCGTTCCGGGCAAACCGGCGCCGGAGACGGCAAAGACGCAATCGAATGGCTTCTCGCTGCCGATCGGCGTCGACATCGAGAAATTCGACTTTCCGCAGATCGATATCGCCGAGGCGGTGGCGGGCGAGGCCTATCCGCTCGCCGCCAGCGGCCATGTAAGCGCCGTTACCGACCGGATTTCGACCGCGCTCGACATCGCGCACCGCGCCCGCGCCGGCACCTATCTCAAGGCCGATATCGAATACGCGCCGGACCAGAACCTGCTCGATCTCACCGCCGAGGTGAACGAGCCGGAAGGCGGCATGGTTGCAACGCTGCTGAAGCTTCCCGGAACGCCCGCGCTCAATATCGCGATCGATGGCGACGGCCCGCTTTCGGACTGGAAGGGGCGCCTGACGGCAGCGCTTTCCGGCGAGACGCTCGGCGAGATCGATATCCGCCACCAGTTGAACGACAAGGCCGAGCGCACCATCACGGTGACCGGCCAAGGGGAATTTGCCGCGCTGACGCCGCCGCAATTCCAGTCGCTCGTCGAAGGCAAGACCGATATCGATGTCGCCGCGACGCTCTATCCCGGCGGGCGGATCGCGATCGGCAAGAGCCGGATCGAAACCGGCAGCTTCGCGCTGAACGCCTCGGGCGCCTACGATCCGAATGGCGACAACGACCTCGAGGTCACGCTTGACGGCGTCAATGACGGTTCCGTGCCGTTTTCCACGCCGATCGGCGACGATGCGCTGTCGCTGTCTCTGGAAAATGCCAGCTTCAGCCTGCATGGGGCAGCGAAGAATGCCGACCTGTCGGCATCAGTCACGCTGTCGCAGCTCTCGCTGCCGCAGCTTTCGGCAAGCGGCGTGTCGTTCGCCGCCAATGGCAAGGGCTTCGACCTTGCCGCCCGCACCGGCGCCTTCAACACCGGTCTTTCGGTTGAAAGCCTTGCCTTCCGCGATGAAAGCCTCGACCGGATGGTCGAGGCGCCGCTGTCGTTCAAGTCCCGGGTCACGCTTGCTGAAGGCACCGTAAAACTCGAGGACATCGCCCTTGAAAGCGGCAGTATCGGCGCAACGGCCACCGTCAATTACGATCTCGAAACCCAGGACGCCACCGGCCACGCCAGACTGTTCGTGCTCGCCGACGCCTTTCCCGATGCGGTCGCCGGCCTGATCGACGACATGACCCGAATCGAGAGCGACTTCTTCCTCTCGACCGCTTCCGGCGCCGCGGCGCTTTCCAATCTCGAGGTGGAAAACGGACTGCTCAAGGCCGGCGGCGATGTCCGCATCACCGGCAAAACGATCGACGCGACGCTGAAGGCGACGGTTTCCGAACTTTCCCGGCTTGCACCGCAGGTCAAGGGCTCGGCCACCATTGACGCCACGATCGGGGGCGACCTTGCCGCGCCCGAAATCGATGCCACGGTCAAGGCGGACAGTCTCGACATCACCGGCGAGACGCTTGAAGACTTCGTGGCGACGATCAAGGGCAAGGCGGATATGTCGGCGCCATCAGGAACGCTCACCGCCAAGGGCAGCTATGCCGGCGCGCCGCTTTCGCTTGCCGCCAATGTCACCTCGAACGACGGCATGATCGAGATCGCGGGCATTGACGGCGCGGTTGGCGGCAACACGCTTTCCGGCGACATCAGTCTCAACGGCAAGTTCCAGCCTGCGGGCGGCATCAGCTTCGATTTCCCGGACCTGAAACTGCTCGCCGGTCTTGCCGGCCAGAAGGCGGATGGCGCGATAGCGGGCCGCGTCGAACTCGACAACGCCAATGACAGGCTCGGCCTGTCGATCGATGCCAGAAGTCAAAGCGTCACCTTCAGCGGCATCACGGCGCGAAACCTCGACGCCGACATGACGGTTGCCGATATCGCTGCGTTGAAGGCGAGCGGCAAGATCACGCTCGGTTCCGTCGCCGTTGCGGGACAGACCGTCACCGACATCACGCTTTCGGCCAGCAACCAGGACACGACCACGAATTTCGACCTCGCGGCCCGCTATGACGGGCAGCCGGTATCGCTGGAAGCGGCCGTGAACCGGGGCGAGACGATGGAGATCGATCTGAAGCGCCTCGACGGTTCGCCGATGGGCGTTGGACTGCGGCTGCTCGAACCCGGCCGGATCACCATCGCCAATGGCACGACGACGATCGAAAGCCTCAGGCTCGGGATCGGCGGCGGCACTGTTGCCGCGAGCGGCAGCGTCGGCGAGAGACTGAACCTGACGGCCAATATCAGCGGCGTTTCGGCCGCGATCGCCAATCAGTTCGTCCCCTCGCTCGGGGCCAGCGGCACGCTATCCGGCACGGTAACGGCGACCGGCACCGCGGCAACCCCTTCGGTCGACTACAATCTGCGCCTCGACAACGGCAATCTGGCGCAGGCGAGCAGGATCGGCGGACAGTCGTTTTCCGTCACCACGACCGGCCGCTACGACGGCAGCCAGGTGACCACCGATACCACGATCACCAATGCCCAGGGCATGAATGCGCGCGCCACCGGTTCGATCGGGCTCACCGGCAACAAGCCGCTGAACCTCTCGATCAACGGCCGCCTGCCGATGCAGATCGCCTCCGCGCTCGCGGCCAGTTCCGGCTTTGCCATCGCCGGCAATGCCGATGTCGACATGACGGTGGGCGGCAGCCTGACAAGCCCCTCCTATTCCGGCGGCGTCGATATTGCCATCAGCGCGCTGACCGACATCAGGCGCGGCATTTCGCTCAATGATATAAACGGCCGCGTCGCCCTTTCCGGAGACCGGGTCGAGATCAACGGCATCACCGGTAAGCTCGCCGGCGGCGGCACGCTCGCGATCAACGGAAGTGTCGGCATCACCGGCAGCTTCCCCGCCTCACTGCAGCTCGTTGCCGACAATGCGGTCATCAATGACGGACAATTGCTGACGACAACGGCCAACGGCACGTTGACGCTGGAGGGGCCGCTTCTGGCGCAGCCGAAACTTTCAGGCCGGCTGACGCTTGCCCGCACGGCAATCGTGATCCCCGACCGGCTGCCCGCGTCGATCTCGCAGATCGATATCGTCCACCAGGATGCGTCGAAGGCGGTGCTCCGGCAGGCGGAGTTGCTTTCGCCGCAGCAGACCAACGAGGCGCGCTCCTCCATGGCGCTCGACCTCACCATTTCGGCTCCCAACGCGATTTTCGTGCGCGGGCGCGGGATCGACGCCGAGCTTGGCGGAAACGTGCGGATCACCGGCACGACCCAGAACCCGGTTGTCAGCGGCGGTTTCGACCTGATCCGCGGCCGGCTGTCGATCCTCAACCGCAGGCTCGATTTCACCCAGGGTCGGATCACCTTCGGCGGCGCCCTGATCCCGATGATCGATCTGAGGGCCAACACTAATGCCGGCTCCACCGCGATTACCATCGCGCTTGAAGGCGTGGCCAACGACCCGCAGGTGAAGCTGAGCTCGACCCCGGCGCTGCCGGACGACGAGATCCTAGCGCAGCTTCTGTTCAACCAGTCATCGTCCCAGCTTTCGGCGCTTCAGATCGCCCAGCTCGCAGACGCGGTCATCCAGTTGACGGGCGGCACGGACCAATCCCTGTTCGGCTCGATCCGTGACGTGCTGGGCGTCGACAATCTCGACCTGACGACGGATTCGACCGGCAATACCGCGGTCAGCGTCGGCAAATACCTGAACAGCAACACCTATCTCGAGATCGAGCAGAGCCGCGACACCGGCACGAAGGCGAGCGTCAATATCGATATCGGCCGCAACTTCATCCTCAAGGGCTCGGCGGGATCGAGAGGCGAGGCATCGGGCGGCGTGTTCTACGAGAGAGAATACTAA
- a CDS encoding transporter substrate-binding domain-containing protein, which translates to MSKASLNLRLPGLLVSLLFLALCGLAGPSFGQDLGEPLKIKVGYRVLPPFITKQSDGTITGMASELWREIEDGFNIEPTYVEYQTVADLLTATAARDVDVAVGAISITEERAELVDFTQPWFDSGLRVMVDDRTGSSLVNVWNGLAEAGYLRYYAWLLVLIMLGTIGLTLFDRHFDKNFPKRWREGVSESFYAVMLVVTKGSLPSRAKLFGWYGRIFSAFWLIIGIAVVAYITSSVTSVMTSIAITGSITGPDDLPGRTVGVFKGSTAENRMRRNGVDFITYTGMDDAVAALRGAEIDAIVGDAPVLEYYKAQNPALGLDVVGRIFAPDKFGFALPYGQDTLIQPITLRLLSLQEDGVVRELAQQYFGNER; encoded by the coding sequence ATGTCAAAAGCAAGCCTGAACCTGCGCCTTCCCGGTCTTCTTGTTTCATTGTTGTTTCTCGCATTGTGCGGATTGGCCGGGCCTTCTTTCGGCCAGGACCTGGGCGAACCGCTCAAGATCAAGGTTGGCTATCGCGTACTGCCGCCGTTCATCACGAAGCAGAGCGATGGCACAATCACCGGCATGGCGAGTGAGCTCTGGCGGGAGATCGAGGACGGCTTCAACATCGAGCCGACCTATGTCGAATATCAAACCGTCGCGGACCTGCTGACGGCGACGGCGGCCAGAGACGTCGATGTGGCGGTCGGCGCGATCTCGATCACCGAAGAGCGCGCCGAACTGGTCGATTTCACCCAGCCCTGGTTCGATTCCGGGCTTCGCGTCATGGTCGACGACCGGACCGGCTCCTCCCTTGTCAATGTCTGGAACGGTCTCGCCGAGGCCGGTTATCTGCGCTACTACGCCTGGCTGCTGGTGCTGATCATGCTCGGCACCATCGGACTGACGCTGTTCGACCGGCATTTCGACAAGAACTTTCCGAAGCGCTGGCGCGAAGGCGTATCCGAAAGCTTCTATGCCGTCATGCTGGTGGTGACCAAGGGTTCGCTGCCGAGCCGCGCCAAGCTCTTCGGCTGGTATGGCAGGATTTTCTCGGCCTTCTGGCTGATCATCGGCATCGCCGTCGTTGCCTATATCACCTCATCGGTCACCAGCGTCATGACCAGTATCGCGATCACCGGCAGCATCACCGGACCGGATGACCTGCCGGGCCGCACCGTTGGCGTCTTCAAGGGCTCGACGGCTGAAAACCGGATGCGCCGCAACGGCGTCGATTTCATCACCTATACCGGCATGGACGACGCCGTCGCCGCGCTGCGCGGCGCAGAGATCGACGCGATCGTCGGCGATGCGCCGGTGCTGGAATACTACAAGGCACAAAACCCCGCGTTGGGCCTCGATGTCGTTGGCCGCATCTTCGCCCCCGACAAGTTCGGCTTCGCCCTGCCCTATGGCCAGGACACGCTGATACAGCCGATCACCTTGCGTCTTCTGTCGCTGCAGGAGGACGGCGTCGTGCGCGAACTGGCACAGCAATATTTCGGCAATGAGCGGTAG